The Trichocoleus sp. FACHB-46 genome has a segment encoding these proteins:
- a CDS encoding glycosyltransferase family 2 protein → MRENSWPGNDSFSEFESLGSLLTDLSEVEEDLETPSYKGFRGRRRKAAFTLTMIWSGTIALHLFSWGIWVVLGLTTVVGIHALRIMLARPLPTPEPLAEANQADWPYVSLLVAAKNEEAVVGKLVKTLCNLDYPVDRYELWVIDDSSTDRTPILLDQLAREYPQLKVLHRAAGAGGGKSGALNQVLPLTQGEILAVFDADAQVSQDLLKRVLPMFQRPQVGAVQVRKAIANAGTNFLTQGQSIEMALDAFFQEQRIALGGIGELRGNGQFVRRLALERCGGWNEETITDDLDLTFRLHLDQWDIDFLAVPAVEEEGVTRSVALWHQRNRWAEGGYQRYLDYWRFLARNRRLSPRKTFDLFVFWLIQYILPTASVPDLLMAIARNSSPLLSPLASLTLMLSFMGMFVGLRRYQQPKLAATPGEAQADLDTSFWTRLSQSLQGTVYMFHWLVVVASTTARISVRPKRLKWIKTIHQGAEDEVWLDLPKQT, encoded by the coding sequence ATGCGGGAGAATTCCTGGCCCGGAAACGATTCCTTCAGCGAGTTTGAGTCCCTTGGCTCTCTTTTGACTGACTTATCGGAGGTAGAAGAGGATTTAGAAACTCCCTCTTATAAGGGTTTTAGAGGTCGGCGACGCAAAGCTGCTTTTACACTCACAATGATTTGGAGTGGCACGATCGCCCTCCATTTATTTTCTTGGGGCATTTGGGTTGTGCTTGGCTTAACCACGGTTGTGGGAATCCACGCCCTGCGCATCATGCTGGCTCGACCTTTACCAACTCCAGAACCTTTGGCAGAAGCGAATCAAGCAGATTGGCCTTATGTCTCTCTGCTGGTTGCGGCCAAAAATGAAGAGGCAGTGGTTGGCAAGCTGGTCAAGACGCTGTGTAATCTGGATTATCCTGTCGATCGCTACGAGCTTTGGGTGATTGATGACAGCAGCACCGATCGCACCCCAATTTTGCTTGATCAGTTGGCCAGAGAGTACCCGCAACTTAAGGTTCTGCATCGAGCCGCAGGCGCGGGCGGTGGCAAGTCGGGAGCTTTAAATCAAGTTTTACCCTTAACTCAAGGGGAAATTCTGGCGGTCTTTGATGCAGATGCTCAGGTGTCTCAGGACTTGCTGAAGCGTGTATTACCCATGTTTCAACGGCCTCAAGTGGGTGCGGTGCAGGTGCGAAAGGCGATCGCGAATGCTGGCACTAACTTCTTGACCCAAGGGCAATCGATCGAAATGGCGCTGGATGCTTTTTTCCAAGAGCAACGTATTGCCCTTGGCGGAATTGGTGAGCTGCGCGGTAATGGTCAGTTTGTTCGGCGCTTAGCTCTAGAGCGCTGTGGCGGCTGGAATGAGGAAACTATTACGGATGATTTAGACTTGACTTTCCGCTTACACCTCGATCAGTGGGACATCGATTTTCTAGCGGTGCCTGCGGTTGAAGAAGAAGGGGTGACTCGCTCAGTAGCCCTTTGGCATCAACGCAATCGTTGGGCAGAGGGAGGTTATCAACGGTATTTGGATTACTGGCGTTTTCTGGCTCGCAATCGTCGGCTTAGCCCTCGAAAGACGTTTGATTTATTCGTTTTTTGGCTGATCCAGTACATTTTGCCGACCGCTTCCGTACCCGACTTGTTGATGGCGATCGCTCGTAATAGCTCACCTCTCCTCAGCCCGCTGGCTAGCTTAACGCTGATGCTCTCGTTTATGGGCATGTTTGTCGGTTTACGACGTTACCAGCAACCTAAACTAGCGGCAACTCCAGGCGAGGCTCAGGCAGATTTAGACACTTCTTTCTGGACGAGGCTGTCGCAATCTTTGCAAGGAACTGTCTATATGTTCCATTGGTTGGTGGTTGTAGCCAGCACAACGGCGCGTATTTCAGTGCGACCGAAGCGCTTGAAGTGGATCAAGACCATCCATCAGGGCGCTGAAGATGAAGTTTGGTTGGATCTGCCAAAGCAAACCTAA
- a CDS encoding DNA polymerase III subunit gamma/tau, whose product MPYEPLHHKYRPQTFAELVGQEAIATTLTNALRQRRIAPAYLFTGARGTGKTSSARILAKSLNCLQSDAPTETPCGKCEVCRAIANGSALDVIEIDAASNTGVDNIRELIERSQFAPVQCRHKVYVVDECHMLSTAAFNALLKTLEEPPDRVVFVLATTDPQRVLPTIISRCQRFDFRRIPLEAMVHHLSAIAHNESINIAPDAVQLVGQIAQGGLRDAESLLDQLSLLEGQVTVERVWDLVGAVPERDLLALLQAIATNDPAQVLDGARHLMNRGREPLIVLQNLASFYRDLLIAKTAPSRGDLVAITPPTWAQLCQFAQQLPIALILEGQKYLRAAEVQIKNTTQPRLWLEVTLLGLLPSELGVETSVVSAAPVAPQWIPAPPTIQPVTTSSTSLAVKPTAISSSNGKTPNVAGQLQQLLTQVASKYQLSTPAADLEVLAGAIAQALLHDQEFRSALSALISAPQPTIASISETVETSSHIQAAVVTETVVHETAQNGAAHVVETTYVEVDEAIAAVETIAIELTEPEPLITSISEPDNWQEAAAQEPPFVDPIDRGTPATEATPSLNLEQLWQKVLGCIELRGTQALLGQQCYLLGLDKQQAKVGVRSQPLVKIAQRSLPIVEEAFQKAVGYPVKVALVVATAAEPAPAIQTPPENNAQSSGAIAPQPPRLTERPPQSSFQPPTPGPQNASRPVVAPESSYSQPTQTTSTTADPSEPVATADASAAVEPPSLQNIPWQEEDEVTRAAKRLAEFFGGKVVDLESGWTSDGNELVVAPPISEWDETDPGAEADEVPF is encoded by the coding sequence ATGCCCTACGAACCGCTACACCACAAATATCGGCCCCAAACTTTTGCAGAACTTGTGGGGCAAGAAGCGATCGCGACCACGCTGACGAATGCACTACGGCAACGGCGGATTGCACCCGCCTATCTATTCACAGGGGCCAGAGGAACAGGAAAAACCTCCAGTGCTCGAATCTTGGCTAAATCACTCAATTGCCTGCAAAGTGACGCTCCTACAGAAACCCCTTGCGGCAAATGTGAAGTGTGCCGAGCGATCGCCAATGGTTCTGCGCTAGACGTAATTGAAATCGACGCAGCCAGCAACACGGGCGTAGACAACATTCGGGAATTGATCGAGCGATCGCAATTCGCCCCGGTTCAGTGTCGCCACAAGGTTTATGTGGTCGATGAATGTCATATGCTTAGTACCGCCGCATTCAACGCGCTGCTGAAGACGTTGGAGGAACCGCCCGATCGCGTGGTATTTGTGTTGGCGACAACTGATCCGCAGCGGGTACTGCCTACGATTATTTCGCGGTGCCAGCGGTTCGACTTCCGGCGCATTCCCCTAGAGGCGATGGTGCACCACTTAAGCGCGATCGCCCACAACGAATCGATCAACATTGCTCCCGATGCAGTACAACTGGTAGGTCAGATTGCCCAGGGTGGACTGCGGGATGCCGAGAGCTTATTAGATCAACTGAGCTTGCTAGAAGGGCAAGTGACGGTGGAGCGAGTTTGGGATTTGGTTGGAGCGGTGCCAGAGCGAGACTTGTTGGCTTTGTTGCAAGCGATCGCCACCAACGACCCTGCTCAAGTTCTCGATGGGGCACGTCACTTGATGAATCGGGGTCGTGAACCCCTGATCGTCCTGCAAAATCTAGCCAGTTTCTACCGCGATCTACTCATTGCCAAAACTGCGCCGAGTCGAGGAGATTTAGTTGCCATCACGCCGCCGACTTGGGCGCAATTGTGTCAGTTTGCTCAGCAACTCCCGATCGCCCTAATTTTAGAGGGGCAAAAGTATCTCCGAGCTGCCGAGGTGCAAATTAAAAACACCACCCAGCCGCGTCTATGGCTGGAAGTCACGCTGCTAGGTTTGTTGCCTTCTGAGTTAGGGGTAGAAACGTCTGTCGTGAGTGCTGCTCCTGTTGCACCCCAATGGATTCCAGCTCCACCGACAATTCAACCTGTCACAACATCTTCAACTTCCTTAGCTGTTAAACCAACAGCGATCAGCTCGTCTAATGGCAAAACACCTAATGTGGCTGGTCAGTTGCAGCAATTGTTGACTCAGGTTGCCAGCAAATATCAGCTCTCTACTCCAGCGGCAGATTTGGAAGTTTTGGCAGGTGCGATCGCCCAAGCTCTCTTGCACGACCAGGAATTTCGCAGTGCATTAAGTGCGTTAATTTCTGCCCCTCAGCCCACTATTGCATCGATTTCAGAAACGGTAGAAACCAGCAGTCATATTCAAGCGGCAGTTGTAACTGAAACTGTAGTCCATGAAACCGCTCAGAATGGCGCAGCTCATGTGGTTGAAACCACTTATGTAGAAGTTGATGAAGCGATCGCCGCTGTAGAAACCATAGCAATCGAATTGACAGAGCCTGAACCTCTGATTACCTCGATTAGCGAACCCGATAATTGGCAAGAAGCGGCTGCACAAGAGCCACCATTCGTTGATCCGATAGACAGAGGGACGCCAGCAACCGAAGCTACCCCATCGCTGAACTTAGAGCAGTTATGGCAAAAAGTTCTAGGTTGTATTGAGTTACGGGGTACACAAGCATTATTGGGCCAACAGTGCTACCTGCTAGGGCTGGACAAACAACAAGCCAAAGTGGGAGTGCGATCGCAACCTTTGGTCAAGATTGCTCAGCGCAGTTTGCCAATAGTCGAGGAAGCGTTTCAGAAAGCCGTGGGATATCCCGTCAAAGTAGCTCTAGTCGTAGCCACTGCCGCTGAACCCGCGCCTGCCATCCAAACACCTCCTGAGAACAATGCTCAATCTTCTGGAGCGATCGCACCTCAGCCCCCTCGATTGACCGAAAGACCACCACAAAGTAGTTTCCAACCTCCAACCCCAGGGCCACAAAACGCTAGTCGTCCTGTTGTTGCTCCTGAGTCGAGCTATTCCCAGCCGACCCAAACTACATCTACCACCGCTGATCCATCAGAACCCGTTGCTACAGCAGATGCGAGTGCCGCGGTCGAGCCGCCATCACTGCAAAACATTCCTTGGCAAGAAGAAGACGAAGTCACGCGCGCAGCCAAGCGGCTAGCAGAGTTTTTCGGAGGCAAGGTAGTTGATTTGGAGAGCGGTTGGACTTCTGACGGAAATGAGTTAGTGGTCGCGCCCCCGATTAGCGAGTGGGATGAAACCGATCCAGGCGCGGAAGCAGATGAAGTGCCGTTCTAA
- a CDS encoding bestrophin family protein, which produces MEKRRWLQMALQLKGSVIPSVFPRTLLCGFFGVFISILFHFGLPVAQPIFANVIPSIVLGLLLVFRTNTAYERFWEGRKCWGHLVNTVRNLARQIWIGVVEQSPQDRTNKIAALRLLVAFAVATKLHLRQEPVNSELEPLVQRSQYFKLQEMNHPPLEIAFWIGDYLQEQYSRDRLNPYQLSGMLHLLDEMVNALGGCERILKTPMPMAYAIHLKQLLLIYCLLLPFPLVAEIAWFTGPVVALVSFTLFGIEEIGIEIENPFGRDPNDLPLDAICSTMLRNIEDLITLAPCTRSYSDSSAIAPLESPTS; this is translated from the coding sequence ATGGAAAAACGACGTTGGCTACAAATGGCTTTGCAGCTAAAAGGCTCAGTCATTCCGTCTGTATTTCCTCGAACCCTATTATGTGGTTTTTTTGGCGTTTTTATTTCCATTCTGTTCCACTTCGGCTTACCAGTCGCGCAGCCGATTTTCGCAAATGTGATTCCTAGCATCGTCCTAGGTTTGCTGCTCGTTTTTCGGACCAACACCGCTTACGAGCGTTTTTGGGAAGGTCGTAAGTGCTGGGGACACTTAGTCAACACGGTACGGAACCTCGCCCGCCAGATTTGGATTGGGGTCGTAGAGCAAAGTCCCCAAGACCGCACCAATAAAATTGCTGCCCTACGCTTACTCGTTGCCTTTGCGGTTGCTACCAAGCTGCATCTGCGCCAAGAACCCGTTAATAGTGAGCTCGAACCCTTAGTGCAGCGATCGCAATATTTCAAGCTTCAGGAAATGAACCACCCACCGTTAGAAATCGCCTTCTGGATTGGGGATTATCTTCAGGAGCAATATAGTCGCGATCGTCTCAACCCCTACCAACTCTCAGGCATGCTCCACCTCCTTGATGAAATGGTCAACGCTTTGGGTGGGTGCGAGCGGATTCTCAAAACTCCGATGCCGATGGCTTACGCTATTCACCTTAAACAGTTGCTCTTGATTTATTGCCTCCTATTGCCTTTTCCCCTGGTAGCTGAAATCGCTTGGTTTACGGGACCAGTGGTAGCGCTGGTTAGCTTTACCTTGTTTGGTATCGAAGAAATTGGAATTGAAATTGAAAATCCCTTTGGTCGCGATCCCAACGATTTACCGCTGGATGCCATTTGCAGCACTATGCTCCGCAACATCGAAGATCTAATCACGTTGGCTCCTTGCACTCGTTCTTACTCAGATAGCTCTGCGATCGCACCTCTAGAATCACCGACCTCTTGA
- a CDS encoding DUF4327 family protein: protein MTKVVMNQQVIHPMVKLQRQVRSLVDSNLIKPTDSIWKIAFLYGDEWPHWKQELQAYDFTMQDPVIDLLEVEAWEDEE from the coding sequence ATGACGAAAGTTGTTATGAACCAACAGGTTATTCACCCAATGGTGAAGCTGCAGCGTCAGGTGCGATCGCTGGTTGACTCAAATTTGATCAAGCCAACCGACAGCATCTGGAAAATTGCCTTTCTATATGGCGATGAGTGGCCCCATTGGAAGCAAGAACTGCAAGCTTACGATTTCACAATGCAAGATCCAGTTATTGACCTCTTAGAAGTTGAGGCTTGGGAAGACGAAGAGTAA
- a CDS encoding protein kinase: MVTLTLLDPQALIPPQRWCFENEPIIRIGRSPDNHIVLNSTLVSRYHVELRQTDATDLESPWEMVNQGRNGTFLNGILVTQGLLLDGALLQLAQGGPTLKFQVQTTIVQSYQLPVAGCPHLGNPPDNLFCLHCGQPLRVERQIRQYQILRALGQGGMGTTYLAWDAANASTAQTAPQQLGRSPLRVLKEMNADMATVAKAQELFEREARILQTLQHPGIPQFFDYFVEDGKKYLVMEMIQGQDLEKRIYQQGPVKLKLALEWMVQACQVLDYMHRQHPPVIHRDIKPANLMVRHRNQQIVVLDFGAVKEFGTPLGTRIGAEGYSAPEQEQGQPVTQSDLYAIAPTLVFLVTGETPYKFYRKRGAEYRFRPEGIPTITPRLQAVLERVTHPQVGDRYRTAQELAQALASCL, encoded by the coding sequence GTGGTTACCTTGACCTTATTAGACCCTCAAGCCCTGATTCCCCCTCAGCGTTGGTGTTTTGAGAACGAGCCAATTATTCGCATTGGTCGCTCTCCTGACAACCACATAGTGCTTAATAGCACCCTCGTCTCTCGCTACCATGTAGAACTGCGACAGACCGATGCGACCGATCTCGAAAGTCCTTGGGAGATGGTGAACCAAGGTAGAAACGGTACGTTTCTCAATGGGATCTTGGTTACCCAAGGGTTGCTGTTGGACGGAGCCTTGTTGCAGTTAGCTCAAGGTGGTCCTACGCTCAAGTTCCAAGTTCAAACCACCATAGTTCAGAGTTATCAACTTCCGGTGGCGGGATGCCCACATCTGGGCAATCCACCAGACAATCTCTTTTGCCTTCATTGTGGTCAACCCTTAAGAGTGGAGCGGCAGATCCGTCAGTACCAAATTCTCCGGGCTTTGGGGCAAGGTGGCATGGGCACAACTTATTTGGCTTGGGATGCGGCCAACGCCTCAACAGCACAAACCGCTCCGCAGCAGCTAGGAAGGTCGCCACTCCGGGTGTTGAAAGAAATGAATGCTGATATGGCTACAGTGGCAAAGGCGCAAGAATTATTTGAGCGGGAAGCTCGAATTTTACAGACTTTGCAGCACCCTGGCATTCCTCAGTTCTTTGACTATTTCGTTGAGGACGGCAAGAAGTACCTGGTGATGGAAATGATCCAGGGTCAGGACTTGGAAAAGCGGATTTACCAGCAAGGCCCTGTGAAACTTAAACTAGCTCTGGAATGGATGGTTCAAGCTTGTCAGGTGCTAGATTACATGCACAGACAACACCCTCCGGTGATTCACCGAGACATTAAACCTGCAAACTTGATGGTGCGCCACCGCAATCAGCAAATTGTGGTATTGGACTTTGGAGCAGTCAAGGAATTTGGTACTCCCTTGGGCACCCGCATTGGGGCAGAAGGATACAGCGCTCCTGAGCAAGAGCAAGGTCAACCTGTGACGCAGTCTGATTTATATGCGATCGCCCCTACTTTAGTATTTCTCGTGACTGGGGAAACTCCTTATAAGTTCTATCGAAAGCGGGGGGCTGAGTATCGCTTTCGCCCAGAAGGAATTCCCACCATTACACCAAGGTTACAAGCGGTGCTAGAGCGAGTTACCCATCCGCAAGTGGGCGATCGCTACCGAACAGCCCAAGAATTAGCCCAAGCGTTGGCTAGTTGTCTTTAA
- a CDS encoding serine/threonine phosphatase: MLVCPQCQFENSDTNNFCQKCGTSLTQKTCPDCGSSVPFELKQCQTCGATTATVWQAIVCGQTAIKVDSVSTWGYLDSNQRYQLLEPWPTQNGAQQGVAIKVLDCQPFQMSLLETLFYQVYSGSDAQPPSETTASSPITSEATSETTPEEMVDPEAIATSTASNAMPSEDTTALAIPAIAEPYLALQAEFYHTLPGVHDAWQQDHQSVLLLEDRSHLPLLADLWRDSAISPLQILYWLREISEIWDVLAAWNCCQSLLEISNLRVDEDQVFCLQRLYGDIEGSLPTLQDLGKLWQGLFEQSQRTQIAALALLIRDLQEGSIQTTDQLRSRLQAIAQELQSTFTAPMMNPEFSDPNFMDAGKVGPVSHAPAETTTVATNSSSESSNNPLIQLSTLSDTDDSSADDAPTVVLPMQLVNLEDAGRTDIGRQREHNEDYFGIHTELKKIESPQGRTMQGKGLYILCDGMGGHAGGEVASAMAVDTLRHYFQTRWLEPQNSDNSERREPPLPSEAEIREAVRLANLAIYDINQEDARSGSGRMGTTLVLVLIQGTTAVVAHVGDSRLYRLSRRQGLEQVTVDHEVGQREIQRGVEPEIAYARPDAYQLTQALGPRDENFINPDVQFIDLTEDTLLLLCSDGLSDHDLLETHWRTHLEPLLSSQSNLERGVNQLIDLANQYNGHDNITAIAIRVRVRPNLAQLRQSAA, from the coding sequence ATGCTTGTTTGTCCCCAATGTCAATTCGAAAATTCAGATACCAATAATTTTTGTCAGAAGTGTGGCACTTCTCTGACCCAGAAAACTTGTCCAGACTGTGGTAGTTCGGTGCCATTTGAGCTTAAGCAATGCCAAACCTGCGGCGCGACGACGGCAACCGTGTGGCAAGCGATTGTTTGTGGGCAAACAGCGATTAAAGTAGATAGCGTTTCGACTTGGGGCTACTTAGACTCCAACCAGCGTTACCAATTGCTAGAGCCTTGGCCAACCCAAAACGGTGCTCAGCAGGGCGTAGCGATTAAAGTGTTAGATTGCCAGCCGTTTCAGATGTCGCTTTTGGAGACTCTCTTCTATCAAGTCTATAGCGGCAGTGATGCCCAGCCTCCTTCAGAGACGACAGCCTCGTCTCCAATCACTTCTGAAGCAACTTCTGAGACCACTCCTGAGGAAATGGTAGATCCAGAGGCGATCGCAACTAGCACGGCAAGCAATGCGATGCCCTCAGAGGACACAACGGCACTAGCCATTCCAGCGATCGCGGAGCCTTATTTAGCTTTGCAAGCAGAGTTTTACCATACGCTGCCAGGAGTTCATGATGCTTGGCAACAAGACCACCAATCAGTCTTACTACTAGAGGACCGCTCTCACTTGCCACTGCTGGCTGATTTATGGCGGGATAGTGCAATTTCGCCATTGCAGATTTTGTATTGGCTCCGAGAAATCTCCGAGATTTGGGATGTCTTAGCTGCTTGGAACTGCTGTCAAAGCTTGTTAGAGATAAGCAACTTACGGGTCGATGAAGACCAAGTCTTTTGTTTGCAACGCTTGTATGGAGACATTGAAGGCTCATTGCCTACCTTGCAGGATTTAGGCAAACTCTGGCAAGGGTTATTCGAGCAGTCACAACGGACCCAGATCGCTGCACTGGCCCTGCTAATTCGCGACTTACAGGAAGGTAGTATTCAGACGACGGATCAGCTCCGTTCTCGTCTGCAAGCGATCGCCCAGGAACTTCAAAGCACTTTCACAGCCCCTATGATGAATCCTGAATTCTCTGACCCTAACTTCATGGACGCTGGCAAAGTGGGTCCAGTGAGTCACGCCCCAGCCGAGACTACAACTGTAGCCACCAATAGCTCGTCAGAGAGTTCTAACAATCCTCTTATCCAGCTATCCACTCTGTCAGATACAGATGACAGTAGTGCCGACGATGCACCTACGGTTGTCCTACCAATGCAGTTAGTCAATCTTGAAGATGCGGGCCGCACCGACATTGGACGACAACGCGAGCACAACGAAGACTATTTTGGCATTCACACCGAACTCAAGAAGATTGAAAGCCCTCAGGGACGAACGATGCAGGGGAAAGGTCTATATATTCTCTGCGATGGCATGGGGGGTCATGCAGGCGGTGAAGTGGCTAGTGCGATGGCTGTAGATACGCTACGGCATTATTTTCAAACTCGTTGGCTAGAACCGCAGAACTCAGACAACTCAGAGCGGCGCGAACCGCCTCTCCCTTCAGAAGCAGAGATTCGGGAGGCCGTCCGTCTAGCCAATCTAGCCATTTACGACATCAATCAAGAAGATGCTCGTTCTGGTAGTGGACGAATGGGAACCACCTTAGTCTTGGTCTTAATTCAAGGCACCACTGCTGTCGTGGCCCATGTGGGTGACAGCCGCCTGTATCGTCTCAGCCGTCGTCAAGGTTTAGAGCAAGTGACGGTTGATCATGAAGTCGGCCAACGAGAAATTCAACGAGGCGTTGAACCCGAAATTGCTTATGCTCGCCCAGATGCTTATCAACTCACCCAAGCGCTAGGGCCACGGGACGAAAACTTTATTAATCCCGACGTGCAATTTATCGATTTGACTGAGGATACGCTGCTGCTACTTTGCTCCGATGGCCTATCAGATCATGACTTGCTAGAAACCCATTGGCGTACTCACTTAGAACCCTTACTGAGTTCTCAATCCAACTTAGAGCGGGGCGTTAATCAACTGATTGATTTGGCAAACCAATACAACGGGCATGACAACATTACGGCGATCGCAATTCGAGTCAGAGTACGGCCCAATTTAGCCCAACTACGCCAATCTGCTGCTTAA